From the genome of Desulfotignum phosphitoxidans DSM 13687, one region includes:
- the tdh gene encoding L-threonine 3-dehydrogenase translates to MKQTMKAIVKAKPEQGLWLREVPVPEIRHNEVLIRILRTAICGTDVHIYNWDDWAAKTIPVPMHVGHEFVGTIEKIGSHVTDFKKGDLVSGEGHLVCGHCRNCLAGRRHLCKDTQGVGVNRPGAFAEFLAIPVTNVWYCDSKIPLETLACFDPLGNATHTALSFDVLGEDVLITGAGPIGCMAVSIARHAGARYVVVTDVNPYRLDLAKAAGADLALDVTRQTIAEAQKTLGMKEGFDVAMEMSGNPSALAGILDNMCHGGKIALLGIMPDQTPIDWNKVVFNMLTIKGIYGREMYETWYKMTSMIQTGLDITPLITHRFAYTQFEDGFEVMRSGRSGKVILDWTRTQ, encoded by the coding sequence ATGAAACAGACCATGAAAGCGATTGTCAAGGCAAAACCGGAGCAGGGACTGTGGCTCCGGGAAGTACCCGTGCCGGAGATCCGGCACAATGAGGTGCTGATCAGAATCTTGCGTACCGCCATCTGCGGCACGGATGTGCATATTTACAACTGGGATGACTGGGCCGCAAAAACCATTCCCGTGCCCATGCATGTCGGCCATGAGTTTGTGGGTACTATTGAAAAAATAGGATCCCATGTGACGGACTTCAAAAAAGGGGATCTGGTGTCCGGGGAAGGGCATCTGGTGTGCGGCCACTGCAGAAACTGCCTGGCCGGCAGGCGGCATCTGTGCAAAGACACCCAGGGGGTGGGTGTGAACCGGCCCGGGGCCTTTGCCGAATTTCTGGCCATTCCCGTGACCAATGTGTGGTATTGTGATTCAAAAATTCCTCTGGAAACCCTGGCCTGTTTCGATCCCTTAGGCAATGCCACCCACACGGCCCTGTCCTTTGACGTGCTGGGGGAAGATGTGCTGATCACGGGGGCCGGCCCCATCGGGTGCATGGCCGTTTCCATTGCCCGGCATGCCGGGGCCAGGTATGTGGTGGTCACGGATGTCAACCCTTACCGCCTGGATCTGGCAAAAGCCGCCGGGGCCGATCTGGCCCTGGATGTCACCCGGCAAACCATTGCGGAAGCCCAGAAAACACTGGGCATGAAGGAAGGGTTTGACGTGGCCATGGAGATGTCGGGCAACCCCTCGGCTTTGGCAGGGATTTTGGACAATATGTGCCACGGGGGGAAAATAGCGCTGCTGGGGATCATGCCGGACCAGACCCCCATCGACTGGAACAAGGTGGTGTTCAACATGCTCACCATCAAGGGGATCTACGGCCGGGAGATGTATGAAACCTGGTACAAGATGACCTCCATGATCCAGACCGGCCTGGACATCACGCCTTTGATCACCCACCGGTTCGCCTATACCCAGTTTGAAGACGGGTTTGAGGTGATGCGCTCGGGCAGATCCGGCAAAGTGATCCTGGACTGGACCCGGACCCAGTAA